Proteins encoded by one window of Silvibacterium dinghuense:
- a CDS encoding amino acid permease translates to MANLLAVKPLSQLKQEAVEEGEHTLKRSLGPVNLITLGIGAIIGAGIFVLTGQAAALHAGPAVALSFIFAGITCAFAGLCYAEFASIIPIAGSAYTYGYATLGEFVAWVIGWDLVLEYAFGAATVASGWSGYLLSLLEQIGFTPSPSLARFTTTYGNPLYFFHGKWVSAAALPMGTSTAGLQHVTGIFNVIAFVAILVITTILVIGIKESANLNSAIVIVKLGVVAIFLVLGVGFLMHHHELLQANWHPFIPPHQGTGAFGLQGIVAGASSVFFAYIGFDAVSTAAQEAKNPQRDMPIGILGSLVVCTILYILVSLTLTGLVNYHSLDVAEPVALGIDVTGVTWGSLLVKIGAVFGLGTVMLVMLLGQSRVFFSMSRDGLLPKWASSIHPKFRTPWISNIVVGTIVAFLPALLPIDKLSEMVNMGTLLAFAIVSAGVWILRRRHPDLERPFKTPLVPLVPILGVLSAGYLMLNLPMLTWIVVGAWLVIGLIIYFTYSTKHSKVQAGLLK, encoded by the coding sequence ATGGCGAATCTTTTGGCGGTTAAGCCGCTTTCACAACTGAAGCAGGAGGCCGTCGAAGAGGGCGAGCACACGCTCAAGCGTTCGCTCGGGCCCGTAAATCTGATCACGCTCGGCATTGGCGCGATCATCGGGGCTGGCATCTTCGTGCTGACAGGACAGGCGGCCGCGCTTCATGCCGGGCCTGCCGTCGCTCTGAGCTTCATTTTTGCAGGGATCACCTGCGCCTTTGCCGGCCTCTGCTATGCCGAGTTCGCATCGATCATTCCCATTGCAGGTTCGGCCTATACCTACGGCTACGCCACGCTGGGCGAGTTCGTGGCCTGGGTCATCGGTTGGGATCTGGTTCTCGAATACGCCTTTGGCGCGGCCACTGTCGCCTCGGGATGGTCAGGCTACCTGCTCAGTCTGCTCGAACAGATAGGATTCACCCCGTCGCCGTCGCTGGCTCGCTTCACAACCACCTACGGGAATCCGCTTTACTTCTTCCACGGCAAATGGGTGTCGGCCGCGGCGTTGCCGATGGGGACATCCACCGCTGGTCTCCAGCACGTGACCGGGATCTTCAACGTGATCGCCTTTGTGGCTATCCTGGTCATCACGACCATCCTGGTCATCGGCATCAAGGAGTCGGCGAACCTCAACTCGGCGATTGTGATCGTGAAGCTGGGTGTGGTTGCGATCTTCCTGGTGCTCGGCGTCGGTTTCCTGATGCACCATCACGAATTGCTCCAGGCCAACTGGCATCCATTTATCCCGCCGCACCAGGGAACGGGAGCCTTCGGCCTCCAGGGTATCGTCGCCGGAGCCTCCTCGGTCTTCTTCGCGTACATCGGCTTCGATGCCGTTTCGACCGCGGCGCAGGAGGCGAAGAATCCGCAGCGCGATATGCCGATCGGCATTCTCGGCTCGCTGGTGGTCTGCACCATCCTCTACATTCTGGTCTCGCTCACGCTGACCGGCCTGGTCAATTACCACTCGCTGGATGTGGCCGAGCCGGTAGCGCTGGGCATCGACGTCACAGGTGTGACCTGGGGCAGTCTGCTGGTAAAGATTGGCGCGGTCTTCGGCCTGGGCACAGTCATGCTGGTGATGCTCCTCGGTCAGTCGCGTGTCTTCTTCTCCATGTCGCGTGACGGGCTGCTGCCCAAGTGGGCCAGCTCGATCCATCCTAAGTTCCGTACGCCGTGGATCTCGAACATCGTCGTCGGCACCATCGTGGCCTTTCTGCCCGCGCTGCTGCCCATCGACAAGCTCTCCGAGATGGTGAACATGGGCACGTTGCTCGCTTTTGCCATCGTCTCGGCCGGCGTGTGGATTCTGCGTCGCCGTCACCCGGATCTCGAACGTCCCTTCAAGACGCCGTTGGTGCCGCTGGTGCCGATCCTCGGCGTGCTGAGCGCGGGATATCTGATGCTCAACCTGCCCATGCTCACCTGGATCGTGGTGGGCGCGTGGCTGGTGATCGGCCTAATCATTTACTTCACCTATTCGACGAAGCACAGCAAGGTGCAGGCAGGTCTGCTCAAGTAA